One genomic region from Sulfuriflexus mobilis encodes:
- the yacG gene encoding DNA gyrase inhibitor YacG — protein MTTTVKCPTCGRPVEWVEQSRWKPFCSERCKLIDLGAWADESHSIPGEEIPKENNDTPEEF, from the coding sequence ATGACCACCACGGTAAAGTGTCCAACATGTGGTAGACCCGTTGAATGGGTGGAGCAATCCAGATGGAAACCCTTTTGCAGTGAACGTTGCAAGTTGATCGACCTCGGCGCCTGGGCCGATGAAAGTCATAGCATCCCCGGTGAAGAAATCCCCAAAGAGAACAACGACACACCTGAGGAGTTCTAG
- the zapD gene encoding cell division protein ZapD, with translation MSKHICYEQPLNERIRTFLRLEHLFLQARYWLDGDSIWHSRAVLDTLFDIQNVFGRADLRSELIKELERHAANLGKLINNPNVDNAALNTVLDELDVLIDRLHSINGQPGQKLRNNDFLSSIRQRSSIAGGDCAFDLPAYHQWLQYPVAHRTANLNQWMSEFDSIRDAVFMILSLIRDSATASPHVAEAGFYQQSLDTNVAYQLIRVMVPAEQVCFAEISAGKHRFTLRFMQNDALESRARQCEDDIHFHLACCVL, from the coding sequence GTGAGCAAACACATTTGTTATGAACAACCGCTCAATGAGCGCATTCGTACCTTCCTCAGGCTCGAACATCTGTTCCTGCAGGCCCGTTACTGGCTGGACGGTGACAGCATCTGGCACAGTCGCGCGGTACTCGACACCCTGTTTGATATCCAGAACGTCTTTGGCCGTGCCGACTTGCGCAGTGAGCTCATCAAGGAACTCGAGCGACATGCCGCCAATCTCGGCAAACTGATCAATAACCCGAACGTCGATAATGCCGCCCTCAACACCGTGCTGGATGAACTCGATGTACTTATCGACCGTTTGCATTCCATCAATGGTCAACCCGGACAGAAGTTGCGAAACAACGACTTTCTCAGCAGTATTCGTCAGCGTAGCAGCATTGCCGGAGGTGACTGCGCCTTCGACCTGCCTGCCTACCACCAATGGTTGCAGTACCCTGTTGCCCACCGCACGGCCAACCTTAATCAGTGGATGAGTGAATTCGACAGCATCCGCGATGCCGTGTTTATGATCCTGTCGCTGATCCGCGACAGCGCCACGGCCAGTCCGCACGTTGCAGAGGCCGGTTTTTACCAACAATCACTCGATACCAATGTTGCCTACCAACTGATCCGTGTCATGGTCCCAGCAGAGCAGGTCTGCTTTGCCGAGATCAGTGCCGGTAAACACCGTTTCACCCTGCGCTTTATGCAAAACGATGCCCTCGAATCACGTGCCAGACAGTGTGAAGACGATATTCACTTTCATCTTGCCTGCTGCGTGCTTTAA
- the coaE gene encoding dephospho-CoA kinase (Dephospho-CoA kinase (CoaE) performs the final step in coenzyme A biosynthesis.): MHVIGLTGGIASGKSAVAAEFASLGAPVIDADLIARELVEPGMPALAKVCQRFGHSILLENGELDRAALREIIFDDAQARHDLEAILHPLIRQTIEQRLTTLDACYCIVVIPLLAESGAWPILDRVLVVDCPEALQRQRLQQRDQVDEALAERILAAQASREERRARADDVIDNSGSREQLQSAVRQLDGQYRQACQ; the protein is encoded by the coding sequence ATGCACGTCATCGGCCTGACAGGGGGGATCGCCAGCGGCAAGTCTGCCGTCGCCGCAGAGTTTGCCTCGCTGGGTGCACCCGTGATCGATGCCGACCTGATCGCGCGTGAACTCGTCGAGCCCGGCATGCCCGCCCTCGCCAAGGTCTGTCAACGTTTTGGTCACAGCATCCTGCTGGAAAACGGTGAACTCGATCGTGCCGCCCTGCGCGAGATCATTTTCGATGATGCACAGGCCCGCCATGACCTGGAGGCCATCCTGCACCCGCTGATCCGCCAGACCATTGAACAACGACTCACCACACTCGACGCCTGCTACTGCATCGTGGTCATTCCCCTGCTTGCAGAATCGGGGGCCTGGCCCATACTCGACCGGGTACTCGTGGTCGACTGCCCGGAGGCGCTGCAACGGCAGCGCCTGCAACAGCGTGACCAGGTCGACGAGGCCCTCGCCGAACGCATACTCGCGGCCCAGGCCAGCCGCGAAGAACGACGCGCCCGTGCTGACGATGTCATCGACAATAGTGGTAGCCGGGAACAGCTTCAGTCCGCTGTCCGGCAACTGGACGGGCAATATCGCCAGGCCTGCCAGTAG
- a CDS encoding prepilin peptidase, whose translation MQIITLLSEQQAVFITACFILGLLLGSFLNVVILRLPIMMQRDWQQQCSELLEVENKQASEDKPFDLVKPRSGCPKCGHRITALENIPVISYLFLRGKCSGCGIRISPRYPIIEVFTAILTATVAWHFGFSWQAGAAMLLTWALIALSFIDIDHQLLPDSITLPFLWLGLLLSLVPLFVDSHASLIGAAAGYLSLWFIYHLFRLLTGKEGMGYGDFKLLALFGAWMGWQMLPVIILLSSAVGAAVGISLILFRGRDRNIPIPFGPYLAAAGWIALLWGHDLTDAYLRYSGL comes from the coding sequence ATGCAAATCATTACCCTCCTCTCGGAACAACAGGCCGTTTTTATAACGGCCTGTTTCATATTGGGCCTGTTGCTGGGCAGTTTCCTCAACGTCGTCATCCTGCGCCTGCCAATCATGATGCAGAGGGACTGGCAGCAGCAATGTAGTGAACTGCTTGAAGTTGAGAACAAACAGGCATCCGAAGATAAACCCTTCGACCTTGTTAAGCCTCGCTCCGGCTGCCCGAAGTGTGGTCACAGGATCACGGCACTCGAGAACATCCCGGTCATTAGTTACCTGTTCCTGCGGGGCAAGTGTTCCGGCTGTGGCATAAGGATATCTCCCCGCTACCCGATTATTGAAGTATTCACCGCCATCCTTACCGCCACGGTGGCCTGGCATTTTGGTTTCAGCTGGCAGGCCGGTGCTGCGATGCTTTTGACCTGGGCCTTGATCGCTCTGAGCTTTATCGACATCGATCACCAGCTCTTGCCCGACTCGATCACCTTGCCCTTTCTCTGGCTGGGCCTGTTGTTGAGCCTGGTGCCCTTATTTGTAGACAGCCATGCCAGCCTGATCGGCGCCGCCGCCGGTTATTTATCACTGTGGTTTATCTATCACCTGTTCCGCCTCCTCACCGGCAAGGAGGGTATGGGCTATGGTGACTTCAAACTGCTGGCCCTGTTCGGTGCCTGGATGGGCTGGCAGATGTTACCCGTCATAATCCTGCTCTCCTCGGCGGTCGGTGCCGCAGTTGGCATCAGCCTGATCCTGTTTCGTGGCCGCGACCGCAATATCCCCATCCCCTTTGGCCCCTACCTGGCCGCCGCCGGCTGGATCGCCCTGCTCTGGGGACATGACCTCACCGATGCCTACCTGCGTTACTCGGGCCTCTGA
- a CDS encoding type II secretion system F family protein — protein MAGKATAEDIFIWEGANNKGAKVKGETNGRSVALVKADLRRQGINPIKVRKKPKSLFGSSGVKGKKVTPGDIAIFSRQLATMMSAGVPLVQAFEIAGRGHENPKVQDLLLSVKNDIESGNTLAESLAKHPYYFDELYCNLVQAGEHAGILEDMLGKIASYKEKTESIKNKIKKALFYPIAVIVVAFIITAILMIFVIPTFKDMFTSFGADLPAPTLFVMGVSDIFVEYWYLVFGGVFAGIYTFLEAKKRSVKFQHILQRMSLKMPVFGSLFHKAAIARFARTLSTMFAAGVPLVEALQSVAGAAGNIVYSTAILRMRDDVSTGQQLNITMRQQNLFPNMVVQMTAIGEEAGSIDAMLGKVADFYEAEVDDMVDAISSLMEPFIMVVLGGLIGGMVIAMYLPIFKLGQVV, from the coding sequence ATGGCCGGAAAAGCGACCGCAGAAGATATCTTCATTTGGGAAGGTGCCAACAACAAAGGTGCAAAAGTTAAAGGTGAAACCAATGGCAGGAGCGTTGCCCTGGTCAAGGCCGACCTTCGGCGCCAGGGTATCAACCCGATCAAGGTCCGCAAGAAACCTAAATCTCTTTTTGGCAGTAGTGGCGTAAAAGGCAAGAAAGTCACCCCGGGTGATATTGCGATCTTCAGCCGCCAACTGGCGACGATGATGTCAGCGGGTGTGCCACTGGTACAGGCCTTTGAGATTGCCGGCCGGGGCCACGAGAACCCCAAGGTACAAGACCTGTTACTAAGCGTTAAAAATGACATTGAGAGTGGTAATACCCTGGCCGAATCTCTGGCCAAACACCCTTACTACTTTGATGAACTGTATTGTAACCTCGTTCAGGCCGGTGAACATGCCGGTATCCTCGAAGATATGCTCGGCAAGATTGCATCCTACAAAGAAAAAACCGAATCCATCAAAAACAAAATCAAAAAGGCCCTGTTTTACCCGATAGCCGTCATCGTGGTCGCCTTCATTATTACCGCAATCCTGATGATCTTTGTTATTCCTACCTTCAAGGACATGTTTACAAGTTTTGGTGCCGATCTTCCCGCACCAACACTCTTTGTCATGGGCGTTTCTGATATCTTTGTCGAATACTGGTATCTGGTTTTTGGCGGCGTGTTTGCTGGAATATATACTTTCCTGGAAGCAAAAAAACGTTCGGTGAAATTTCAACACATCCTGCAGCGCATGTCGCTTAAAATGCCGGTATTCGGTTCGCTATTCCACAAGGCGGCCATTGCCCGGTTTGCCCGTACACTCTCCACCATGTTTGCCGCCGGGGTACCGCTGGTCGAGGCCCTGCAGTCCGTCGCCGGGGCAGCCGGCAATATCGTTTATTCAACTGCGATCCTGCGTATGCGCGATGACGTCTCAACCGGCCAACAACTCAATATCACCATGCGCCAACAGAACCTGTTCCCAAATATGGTCGTTCAGATGACCGCAATTGGTGAAGAGGCCGGTTCTATCGATGCCATGCTCGGCAAGGTTGCCGATTTCTACGAGGCCGAGGTCGATGACATGGTCGACGCCATCAGCAGCCTTATGGAACCCTTCATTATGGTCGTCCTCGGTGGCCTTATCGGCGGCATGGTGATCGCCATGTACCTGCCTATTTTCAAACTTGGACAAGTTGTATAA
- the pilB gene encoding type IV-A pilus assembly ATPase PilB: MASINPQTTISGLARRLVHDGLLAEADAAVAHEQALKSKIPFVTHLVTKNLLDSLSIANAASQEFGVPLFDISTMDMETAATALVDEKLVRQHHALPLFKRGNRLYVAVSDPTNLQALDEIKFHVGANTEPVLVEEDKLSKAIEHAMEAQDTSLADLGDTDLDDLDISSGDEAPQDDATDADIDDTPVVRFVNKVLLDAINKGASDIHFEPYEKTYRVRFRQDGILREIATPPVNLGSRLCARLKVMSRLDTSERRIPQDGRMKMTLSKNRAIDFRVNTCPTLFGEKIVMRILDSSSAKLGIDALGYEEEQKELYLKALAKPDGMILVTGPTGSGKTVSLYTGLNILNTEDRNISTAEDPVEINLAGINQVNVNNKVGLTFASALRAFLRQDPDIIMVGEIRDLETAEIGIKAAQTGHLVLSTLHTNDAPQTLTRLVNMGVPPYNIASTVALIIAQRLARRLCTQCKKPVDIPKEALLEEGFTEQDITGGLKVYGAVGCDQCAAGYKGRVGIYQVMPISDAMGRIIMEGGNAIQLADQAAKEGISDLRQSGLKKVKDGLTSLEEINRVTKD; this comes from the coding sequence ATGGCATCAATCAACCCCCAAACCACGATCAGCGGCCTCGCCCGTCGGCTCGTCCATGACGGTCTGCTTGCCGAGGCCGATGCCGCTGTCGCGCACGAACAGGCGCTGAAGAGCAAGATCCCGTTTGTCACCCACCTGGTGACAAAGAATCTTCTCGATAGCCTGAGTATCGCCAATGCCGCCTCACAGGAATTCGGCGTACCGCTGTTTGATATCAGTACCATGGACATGGAGACGGCCGCCACCGCCCTGGTCGATGAAAAGCTGGTGCGTCAGCACCATGCCCTGCCGCTGTTCAAACGCGGTAACCGCCTCTATGTCGCCGTCTCCGACCCCACCAACCTGCAGGCGCTGGATGAGATCAAATTCCACGTTGGCGCCAATACCGAGCCGGTACTGGTTGAAGAAGACAAACTCAGCAAGGCGATTGAACACGCCATGGAGGCCCAGGACACCAGTCTCGCCGACCTCGGCGATACCGACCTCGATGACCTGGATATCAGCAGTGGTGATGAGGCCCCGCAGGATGACGCCACTGACGCCGATATCGATGACACCCCGGTGGTGCGCTTTGTGAACAAGGTCTTGCTCGATGCCATTAACAAGGGCGCCTCGGATATCCACTTCGAACCCTATGAAAAGACCTACCGGGTACGTTTTCGCCAGGACGGCATCCTAAGAGAGATCGCCACGCCGCCGGTCAACCTCGGCAGCCGCCTGTGTGCACGCCTGAAGGTCATGTCCCGCCTCGATACCTCGGAGCGCCGCATCCCGCAAGACGGGCGCATGAAGATGACCCTGTCGAAGAACCGTGCCATCGATTTTCGTGTCAATACCTGCCCGACCCTGTTCGGCGAAAAGATCGTTATGCGTATTCTGGATTCGAGTAGTGCCAAACTCGGCATTGATGCACTCGGCTATGAAGAAGAGCAAAAGGAACTCTACCTGAAGGCCCTCGCCAAACCGGATGGCATGATCCTCGTCACCGGCCCAACCGGCAGTGGTAAGACCGTGTCATTGTATACCGGTCTGAACATCCTCAATACCGAAGACCGCAACATCTCCACCGCCGAAGACCCGGTAGAAATCAACCTGGCCGGTATTAATCAGGTCAATGTGAATAATAAGGTCGGCCTGACCTTTGCCAGCGCCCTGCGCGCCTTCCTGCGTCAGGACCCGGACATCATCATGGTCGGGGAAATCCGTGACCTAGAGACGGCCGAGATCGGCATCAAGGCCGCCCAGACCGGGCACCTGGTGTTATCCACTCTGCATACCAATGACGCCCCCCAGACCCTGACACGCCTGGTCAACATGGGGGTGCCGCCCTATAACATCGCCTCCACTGTAGCTTTAATTATTGCCCAGCGCCTGGCGCGACGCCTCTGCACACAGTGTAAAAAACCCGTCGATATCCCCAAAGAGGCCCTGCTCGAAGAGGGCTTTACCGAACAGGATATCACTGGCGGCTTAAAGGTATATGGCGCGGTAGGCTGTGACCAATGTGCCGCGGGTTATAAGGGCCGCGTCGGTATCTACCAGGTCATGCCGATTTCCGACGCGATGGGACGCATTATTATGGAAGGCGGTAACGCCATCCAGCTCGCCGATCAGGCGGCCAAGGAAGGCATCAGTGACCTGCGCCAGTCAGGCCTGAAAAAGGTGAAGGATGGACTCACCAGCCTCGAAGAAATTAACCGTGTGACCAAGGACTAA
- a CDS encoding pilin, with product MKTIQKGFTLIELMIVVAIIGILAAVALPAYQDYTVRAKVSEVILAASSCRTAITEAVQSAANVNMGTTLQNVCSFTPTKYVASGLVTSAGLIEVTGNATNLGGSTSATANTIRMSPLVTSTARALNAATDGGMVIHSWTCGPATGANPMPNQYLPGSCKG from the coding sequence ATGAAAACGATACAAAAAGGCTTTACCCTGATCGAACTCATGATCGTCGTTGCGATCATCGGTATCCTTGCCGCTGTGGCACTGCCGGCTTATCAGGACTACACCGTACGCGCCAAGGTCTCTGAAGTGATCCTGGCAGCCTCCTCATGCCGAACCGCCATCACCGAAGCGGTACAGTCAGCCGCCAACGTAAATATGGGCACTACCTTACAAAACGTGTGTAGCTTCACCCCAACGAAATATGTTGCCTCCGGTCTTGTAACTAGTGCTGGATTGATTGAAGTCACAGGTAATGCAACCAACCTAGGTGGCAGCACCAGCGCTACTGCGAACACAATTAGAATGTCGCCACTTGTAACAAGTACTGCACGGGCTCTGAACGCAGCTACTGATGGCGGTATGGTCATTCACTCCTGGACATGTGGCCCCGCAACTGGAGCCAATCCAATGCCTAATCAGTATTTACCGGGTTCTTGTAAGGGTTAA
- a CDS encoding sigma-54-dependent transcriptional regulator encodes MDRYLALIVDDEPDILELLEMTLSRMDIDCQSAADIATAKQLLSQYDFDLCLTDMRLPDGDGIDLVRYMQQGHANIPVAMITAHGNMELAITALKAGAFDFVSKPVDLGVLRNLVNTALRLSHKAGDQPGTKTASAPPADTSQELLGESASIQRTRETIKKLARSQAPVYISGESGSGKELVARLVHELGPRAAKPFVPVNCGAIPQDLMESEFFGHKKGSFTGAVSDKTGLFQAAEGGTLFLDEVAELPLHMQVKLLRAIQEKSVRPVGEQHEAPIDVRILSATHKDLAALVSEGSFRQDLYYRINVIQLPVPSLRERKDDIPLLAAHILGKLAGEMGTAPPRLSADALDALAGYAFPGNVRELENILERAMTLCEGDRINAGDLHLPTAMPEATVAGLGLPTTEMHGDQPLEDYLDSIEKDAILQALEQTRFNKTAAAKKLGITFRALRYRLKKLGLEE; translated from the coding sequence ATGGACAGATACCTCGCCCTGATCGTCGACGACGAACCGGATATCCTCGAACTGCTAGAGATGACCCTGTCGCGCATGGACATCGATTGCCAGAGTGCCGCGGATATCGCGACCGCCAAACAACTCCTCAGCCAATACGACTTTGACCTCTGCCTGACCGACATGCGCCTGCCCGATGGCGACGGCATCGACCTGGTCCGCTACATGCAACAGGGCCACGCCAATATCCCGGTGGCCATGATCACCGCCCACGGCAATATGGAACTGGCGATCACCGCGCTCAAGGCCGGGGCCTTTGACTTTGTCTCCAAACCCGTCGACCTCGGCGTGTTGCGCAACCTGGTCAACACCGCCCTGCGGCTCTCGCACAAAGCCGGCGACCAGCCGGGCACGAAGACGGCCAGCGCCCCGCCCGCCGACACGAGCCAGGAATTACTCGGTGAGTCGGCCTCGATTCAACGCACCCGTGAGACCATTAAAAAGCTCGCCCGCAGCCAGGCACCGGTGTACATCAGCGGTGAATCCGGCAGCGGCAAGGAACTCGTCGCCCGCCTCGTGCACGAACTCGGCCCGCGCGCCGCCAAACCCTTTGTACCGGTCAACTGTGGCGCCATCCCGCAGGACCTCATGGAGAGCGAGTTCTTCGGCCACAAAAAGGGCAGTTTCACCGGCGCGGTCAGCGACAAGACCGGCCTGTTCCAGGCCGCCGAGGGCGGTACGCTATTTTTAGACGAGGTCGCCGAGTTGCCGCTGCACATGCAGGTCAAGCTGCTGCGCGCCATCCAGGAAAAATCCGTGCGCCCGGTCGGCGAACAACACGAGGCCCCGATCGATGTGCGCATCCTCAGCGCCACCCACAAGGACCTCGCCGCGCTGGTCAGCGAAGGCAGCTTCCGCCAGGATTTATACTACCGCATCAATGTCATCCAGCTGCCCGTACCCAGCCTGCGCGAACGCAAAGATGATATCCCGCTGCTCGCCGCACACATCCTTGGCAAGCTGGCTGGCGAGATGGGCACAGCCCCCCCGCGACTCAGCGCGGACGCCCTCGATGCCCTGGCCGGTTATGCCTTCCCCGGCAACGTGCGTGAACTGGAGAATATCCTCGAACGCGCCATGACCCTCTGCGAGGGCGATCGCATTAACGCCGGCGACCTGCACCTGCCCACGGCCATGCCCGAGGCGACCGTGGCCGGGCTCGGCCTGCCCACGACCGAGATGCACGGCGACCAGCCACTGGAAGACTACCTTGATTCGATCGAGAAAGACGCCATCCTGCAGGCCCTGGAACAAACCCGTTTCAACAAGACCGCGGCGGCTAAAAAACTCGGCATCACCTTCCGTGCCCTGCGTTACCGGCTGAAGAAGCTCGGTCTGGAAGAATAG
- a CDS encoding sensor histidine kinase — MSSQRFSHRHSGPDANWRPLHLLNLYRMVLAGLFLVLILNATNIAPLGEHNRALFHYTALVYLVFGILFSFAIQRQWLAYRIQVPLHFCIDLVAITLLMHASGGISSGLGMLLVVSVAGFSMLTSRRLAILFGSLATITVLAEEGLSILYEHFASSHYTNAGILGATLLTTALIANMLARRATESEALAHQRSLDLANLEQLNEYIIQHMQTGIVVVDAEARIRLMNESAWKLLSTPGSFQGRPLFDISLVLADQLQLWRENPESEPITFRTSKTSPEVLPKFARLGGSRNDGALIFLEDTSAVAQRAQQMKLASLGRLTASIAHEIRNPLGAISHASQLLGESPGLNPGDKRLTQIIGEHTQRVNRIIENTMSLSRRDRAQPVLFALQTWLEGFVDEFVRSEHVKPGEIALNTMQEPLEVRMDPGQLHQVVWNLVRNGLRHSQNYPGSPKVILQGGFSTESNRPYLDIIDHGPGINPEQSLHIFEPFYTTESSGTGLGLYIARELCEGNQARLDYIPVVKGGSCFRISFADPRRKQQEGN, encoded by the coding sequence ATGAGTTCACAACGCTTTAGCCACAGGCATTCCGGGCCGGACGCAAACTGGCGGCCCTTACACCTGCTCAACCTCTACCGTATGGTGCTGGCCGGGCTGTTCCTGGTGCTGATCCTCAATGCAACGAATATCGCCCCCCTCGGTGAGCACAACCGCGCCCTGTTTCACTACACGGCGCTGGTCTATCTCGTCTTTGGCATCCTCTTCAGTTTTGCCATTCAGCGACAGTGGCTGGCCTACCGCATTCAGGTCCCGCTGCACTTTTGCATCGACCTGGTCGCCATCACCCTGCTCATGCACGCCAGCGGGGGGATCAGCAGCGGCCTCGGTATGTTACTCGTGGTCAGTGTCGCCGGCTTCAGTATGCTCACCTCGCGCCGCCTGGCCATCCTCTTTGGCAGCCTGGCGACAATTACCGTGCTCGCGGAGGAAGGCCTCAGTATCCTCTATGAACACTTTGCCAGCTCCCATTACACCAATGCCGGGATCCTCGGCGCGACCCTGCTCACCACCGCACTGATCGCCAATATGCTCGCGCGCCGCGCCACCGAGAGCGAGGCCCTGGCCCACCAGCGCAGCCTCGACCTGGCCAATCTTGAGCAGCTCAACGAATACATCATCCAGCACATGCAGACCGGCATCGTTGTCGTCGATGCAGAGGCCCGCATTCGCCTCATGAACGAGTCGGCCTGGAAGCTCCTGAGCACCCCGGGCAGCTTCCAGGGTCGCCCACTCTTTGACATCTCACTGGTACTGGCCGACCAGCTCCAGCTCTGGCGGGAGAACCCGGAGAGTGAGCCGATCACCTTCCGCACCTCGAAGACCTCGCCGGAGGTCCTGCCCAAGTTTGCCCGCCTCGGTGGCAGCCGCAACGATGGCGCGCTGATCTTTCTCGAAGACACCTCGGCCGTGGCCCAGCGGGCCCAGCAAATGAAACTCGCCTCGCTCGGTCGGCTCACCGCCAGTATCGCCCACGAGATCCGTAACCCGCTCGGTGCCATCAGCCACGCCAGCCAGTTACTCGGTGAGTCACCGGGGCTCAACCCGGGTGATAAGCGCCTGACCCAGATCATCGGTGAACATACGCAACGCGTGAACCGTATTATCGAGAACACCATGAGCCTGAGCCGCCGGGACCGCGCCCAACCGGTGCTGTTTGCGCTACAGACCTGGCTCGAAGGATTTGTCGACGAGTTTGTGCGTAGCGAGCACGTCAAGCCCGGTGAGATCGCCCTTAACACCATGCAGGAACCCCTCGAGGTACGCATGGACCCCGGCCAGTTACACCAGGTGGTCTGGAACCTGGTGCGCAACGGCCTGCGCCACAGCCAGAACTACCCGGGTTCCCCCAAGGTCATCCTGCAAGGCGGTTTTTCCACCGAATCGAACCGACCCTACCTCGACATTATTGACCACGGCCCCGGCATCAACCCCGAGCAGTCTTTACATATCTTCGAACCTTTCTACACTACGGAAAGCAGTGGCACCGGTCTGGGGCTTTACATCGCCCGTGAACTTTGTGAGGGTAACCAGGCACGACTGGATTACATCCCCGTGGTCAAGGGCGGCAGTTGCTTCAGGATCAGCTTCGCCGACCCGCGCCGAAAACAACAAGAAGGTAACTAG
- a CDS encoding PP0621 family protein produces the protein MNLLRLLLIALAVWIILVLIRNHRRAGLKKPPQRPSIDTIVPCAVCDTHIPESEALHEGEHYYCCAEHRDQARETRH, from the coding sequence ATGAACCTGCTCCGCCTGTTACTCATTGCCCTCGCTGTCTGGATTATCCTGGTCCTGATCCGCAATCACCGCCGCGCCGGCCTGAAAAAACCCCCGCAGCGGCCAAGCATCGACACCATCGTGCCCTGTGCCGTATGTGATACGCATATCCCCGAGTCCGAGGCCCTGCACGAAGGCGAGCACTATTACTGCTGTGCAGAACACCGCGACCAGGCCAGGGAGACCCGACACTGA
- the sucC gene encoding ADP-forming succinate--CoA ligase subunit beta has protein sequence MNIHEFQAKQLFRDYGIPVPNGGPATSVAEAVAVARGIDSDGWMVKAQVHAGGRGKAGGVKRAANVEAVEQISNTLLGTHLVTHQTTARGQPVNTLLIEQTSTIQRELYFGMLVDRASKRIVMMASTEGGMDIEEVAAKTPEKILTVAIDPVAGLQGYQVRELGFGLGLTGDQIKALGRIMHGLYELFVDKDCSLLEINPLIVSGKDELMALDAKINFDDNALYRHADITALLDASQDDDKEHHAQQFGLNYISLDGNIGCMVNGAGLAMATMDLIKLHGGAPANFLDVGGGTSAEKVAEAFKLILSDDKVEAILVNIFGGIVRCDLIAEGVIRAVREVGIDIPVVVRLEGTNVEQGRAMLRDSDLSIITGEGLTDAASKVVAAVQGGAA, from the coding sequence ATGAACATACATGAATTTCAGGCCAAGCAGCTGTTCCGTGACTACGGTATCCCGGTGCCCAACGGCGGCCCGGCGACCTCGGTCGCCGAGGCGGTGGCCGTGGCACGCGGTATCGACAGTGACGGCTGGATGGTCAAGGCCCAGGTGCATGCCGGTGGCCGTGGCAAGGCCGGTGGTGTCAAGCGTGCGGCGAATGTCGAAGCCGTCGAGCAGATCAGCAACACCTTGCTCGGTACCCACCTGGTGACGCACCAGACCACGGCCAGGGGCCAGCCGGTGAATACGCTATTAATTGAACAGACCAGCACGATCCAGCGTGAGCTGTATTTCGGCATGCTTGTCGACCGCGCCAGCAAGCGCATTGTCATGATGGCCTCGACCGAGGGCGGCATGGACATCGAAGAGGTGGCGGCTAAGACGCCGGAGAAGATCCTCACGGTGGCCATCGACCCGGTGGCCGGGCTGCAGGGATACCAGGTTCGCGAGCTCGGTTTCGGCCTGGGCCTGACGGGCGATCAGATCAAGGCGCTCGGCCGCATCATGCACGGCCTGTATGAGCTGTTTGTTGACAAGGACTGCAGCCTGCTTGAGATCAATCCGTTGATCGTCTCCGGCAAGGATGAACTCATGGCGCTCGATGCGAAGATCAATTTCGATGATAACGCCCTGTATCGGCATGCCGATATCACCGCCTTGCTCGATGCGAGCCAGGATGATGACAAGGAACACCATGCCCAGCAGTTCGGCCTTAACTACATCAGCCTCGACGGCAATATCGGTTGTATGGTCAACGGCGCCGGGCTGGCGATGGCAACCATGGACCTGATCAAGCTGCACGGCGGTGCGCCGGCCAACTTCCTCGATGTCGGCGGCGGCACCAGTGCCGAGAAGGTCGCCGAGGCCTTCAAGTTGATCCTCTCGGATGACAAGGTCGAGGCGATCCTCGTCAACATCTTCGGCGGCATTGTGCGCTGCGACCTCATCGCCGAGGGCGTGATCCGCGCCGTGCGCGAGGTCGGTATCGACATCCCCGTGGTCGTGCGTCTCGAGGGCACGAACGTCGAGCAGGGTCGCGCCATGCTGCGCGACAGTGACCTCTCCATCATCACCGGTGAGGGCCTCACCGATGCGGCGAGCAAGGTCGTCGCCGCCGTGCAGGGAGGAGCCGCATGA